A segment of the Bacteroidales bacterium genome:
TACGTTACAAAATTATTTTTTTAATTTTGTCCAGCTATTTAGGGGGGTAAGACAAGATAAGGTAAAAGAAAACGATAATAATAAAGATAAGGACAAAGAAAAAGACAACAATAAAGATAAGGAAAAAGAAAAGGAAAATCAGGGTAATCATTATGGTCAGAATAAAGGTGATTTGCAGGGAAAAGATTTTGGTCAACACCGCGCTGAAGAAGCAAAATCAAAAAATGATTTTGTCACAGAATCGGAAGACAACATCTCTGTAACCGACCAAAACAATGTAGCAACCCGTGATAAAATTAAACAAGCCCGCGAAAAGCTTGAATTGAAAAAGAAAAATAAAGAAATCACCGATGTCGATTATCAAAAAAAGAAAAAAGCTTTAGATGATTTGGAAACCCAGGTAAACGAATTGGAAAAGCAATCGAAAGATGTAAAAGATAAATTGGATACGGAAAAGAAAAAAGAATAACAAACTGAAAGAATCGGGCGGCCTTTAGGCCGCCCGATTATGTATAAAAAACATTTTCATGGAAAAAAATTCTAATTTTAATTTCGACATAAACAATTTTCACCCTCTATAATTTAATTATCTAAAAGGAACTTATATACAGTTCCTTTTTTTATTTTTGTAAAAAATCCTTATGACCGATTTTATCAACAAAGGCAATAAACCTACCGGCAGCGGTTTCGGCGAAGGCTTACTTAAAGCTGCTGAAATCAATTCAAATATAGTTGCTCTTGGTGCCGACATTACAGCTTCAGTAAAAGTAAATGCTTTTGCGGAAAAATTTCCTGAACGTTTTTTTTCCCTCGGTATCGCAGAACAAAATTGTGTTGGTGCTGCTGTCGGTCTTGCTATGGCCGGAAAAATACCGGTGTTCAGCACTTATGCTGTTTTTTCTGCATTACGCACTACTGACCAGATAAGAGTTTCTGTTTGCTATAATAATCTGCATGTAATAATTGGTGGTGCTCATGCCGGAATCAGTGTAGGTCCCGATGGCGCTACACATCAGGCATTGGAAGATATTGCCATGATGCGTGTACTACCAAATATGACTGTTCTATCACCATGCGATGCAACTCAAACAAAACTTGCAACTATCGCTGCTCTGACAAAAATCAAAGGTCCTGTTTACATTCGCTACGGACGTGAAGCTATGCCCGATTTCACTGATGCAAAACAAAATTTTGAAATTGGCAAAGGACAAATTCTTCGCGAAGGTACCGATGTTACAATTTTCGCTACAGGCCACATGACGTGGGAAGCACTACAAGCAGCAATCACTTTAGAAAAAAAAGGAATCAGTGTTCAGGTTGTAAATATTCACACCATTAAACCAATAGATAAAGATTTAATTATTTCATGCGCGCAAAAAACAAAAGCAATCGTAACTGCTGAAGAACACCAGGTTTACGGTGGTTTCGGAAGCGCAATTGCCGAAGTGTTGGCAAAACATTTTCCTGTTCCAATTGAATTTATCGGGATGAATGATTCTTTTGGTGAAAGTGGTAAACCTTCTGAACTAATGGAAAAATATGGAATGACAGCAAATCAAATTTGTTCTGCAGTTGAAAAAGTTTTAAATAGAAAAAAATCAAAATGAATTATAAAAAATTAATACCCGTACTTGTAATTATATTTATTGCTGTGATAATTCTGTTTGCAGCAAAAACATATACCGATGAAGAAAAAACAATACAAGTAAATGTTCCTGCTATTCCAAAAAAAATAATTAATAAAGATTCTTTACGCAAAGCTGATTCTATAAAACGTATTTATTTACTCGGACATTTCAAACCTTCTAAAGATACAATGTTCGCTTTGATCTCAAAACCTTATACCAATTCACCCGACATGTACTTAAGAAAAGATGTATATAAGGCTTATAAGATAATGTATGATTCGGCAAAAAAAGATGGAATTTCTCTTCTGATAGTTTCGTCTACACGTAATTTTATTAATCAGAAAAGCATATGGGAAGGAAAATGGAAAGGCAATATTTTATGTAATGGGAAAAATTTGGTGAAAGAATTTACCGACCCTGTTCAACGTTCAAAATATATTTTAAAATATAGCTCGATGCCAGGAACATCCCGCCATCACTGGGGAACCGACATCGACATTAACAGCACATTACTCTCAACATTTGAAACCGGCAGCGGGAAAAAAGTTTATGAATGGTTGAAAAAT
Coding sequences within it:
- a CDS encoding transketolase C-terminal domain-containing protein, whose translation is MTDFINKGNKPTGSGFGEGLLKAAEINSNIVALGADITASVKVNAFAEKFPERFFSLGIAEQNCVGAAVGLAMAGKIPVFSTYAVFSALRTTDQIRVSVCYNNLHVIIGGAHAGISVGPDGATHQALEDIAMMRVLPNMTVLSPCDATQTKLATIAALTKIKGPVYIRYGREAMPDFTDAKQNFEIGKGQILREGTDVTIFATGHMTWEALQAAITLEKKGISVQVVNIHTIKPIDKDLIISCAQKTKAIVTAEEHQVYGGFGSAIAEVLAKHFPVPIEFIGMNDSFGESGKPSELMEKYGMTANQICSAVEKVLNRKKSK
- a CDS encoding M15 family metallopeptidase, whose protein sequence is MNYKKLIPVLVIIFIAVIILFAAKTYTDEEKTIQVNVPAIPKKIINKDSLRKADSIKRIYLLGHFKPSKDTMFALISKPYTNSPDMYLRKDVYKAYKIMYDSAKKDGISLLIVSSTRNFINQKSIWEGKWKGNILCNGKNLVKEFTDPVQRSKYILKYSSMPGTSRHHWGTDIDINSTLLSTFETGSGKKVYEWLKNNAYKFGFCQPYTEKDSLRTTGYEEEKWHWSFYPVSSALLLDYKKLISYDDIKGFAGSETAKEIDIINNYVLSVNKNCQ